In the genome of Streptomyces racemochromogenes, one region contains:
- a CDS encoding M28 family peptidase, with the protein MAALALTASLAGALAGTASAAQPDPVPPRQSKAERAVAAADAAVRSGLDTLVNSPRQQYERRLVTPWVKDLYSVAYERSYRGLPVVGGDAVVLADGEGRVRALQSASSTVIDVATTPDVDAKAAEASSRRELEKVDKVESSRLVVRLKDDKPVLAWETVLTGRTRTAPSRLHVFVDARTGKVVDRYDEVVAGTGNSKWNGPNPLTIDTTASGGTYSLRDPNRPGLSCADYSTGTVFSKSSDSWGTGNPTSKETGCTDLMFAAQKQWDMLSQWLGRNGVSGNGRSFPGKVGLSDLNAYWDGSSVTIGRNSANEWIAGVDVVAHEYGHAIDSNTPGGTSGQEAGLGEATGDIFGALTEAYINEPAPYDTPDYTVGEVINLQGRGPIRNMYDPPAVNNDPACYSSAIPGTEVHKAAGPLNHWFYLLAEGTSPGGGKPNSSTCNQTTLTGVGVQNAGKIFYGGMLLKTSSMSYKKYRTATLGSAKSLDATCNLFNRTKAAWDAISVPAQSGDPTCTPSGQNDFSLSLNPASGTVQQGGSVTTTVATSTTSGSAQQVTLTATGLPAGVTASFNPATVQSGQSSTLTLSASSNAAPGASTVTVKGQGASLAHTVDYALTVGGTQPDPTAPDISVANVQAHLAQLGTIASQNGGNRRAGSAGYTQSLAYVKGKLQAAGYTVTEQACTSCTYPSNNLIADWPGGPADKTVMFGAHLDGVSAGPGINDNGSGSATLLENALVLAQKNPTMTQHVRFAWWTDEEQGLNGSKFYVNQLGSAQRAAIKGYYNFDMVGSPNGGYFINNVNSTTAAPLKAYWTSLNLAPEENTEGQGRSDDYSFQQAGIPTSGYAAGASARKTSAQAAKWGGTANAAYDSCYHSACDTPSNISATVLDRSADGVAYAIWNTAVGGGTPASDFSIATSPAVGSANPGGSVTSTVNTATVSGSAQTVALSVTGAPSGVTATVSPASVQSGQSATLSVQVAAGTPAGTHTLTVTGTGSVTHSTTYTLTVGGGGGSCTPAQVVVNGGFESGSAPWSTTSGVITNQSGQLPHGGSYMAWLNGWGSSRTDSASQSLTVPAGCASGRLSFYLHIDTDENESVAYDTFTVSVGGQTLATLSNLDAGSGYTLKSYDVSQFAGQTVVLQFKGVEDQSLQTSFVVDDVTLQTS; encoded by the coding sequence GTGGCAGCCCTCGCGCTGACCGCGAGCCTCGCCGGCGCGCTGGCCGGCACCGCGTCGGCCGCGCAGCCGGATCCCGTACCACCCCGTCAGTCCAAGGCCGAGCGGGCCGTGGCCGCCGCGGACGCGGCCGTCCGCAGCGGCCTCGACACCCTGGTCAACTCCCCCCGCCAGCAGTACGAACGGCGCCTGGTCACCCCCTGGGTGAAGGACCTGTACTCCGTCGCGTACGAGCGCAGCTACCGGGGCCTGCCGGTCGTCGGCGGCGACGCGGTCGTCCTCGCGGACGGCGAGGGCCGGGTCCGCGCCCTCCAGTCGGCCTCCTCGACCGTGATCGACGTGGCGACCACCCCGGACGTCGACGCGAAGGCGGCCGAGGCCTCCTCGCGGCGCGAGCTGGAGAAGGTGGACAAGGTCGAGAGCAGCCGGCTCGTGGTCCGGCTCAAGGACGACAAGCCCGTACTGGCCTGGGAGACCGTGCTCACCGGCCGCACCCGCACGGCGCCCAGCCGGCTGCACGTCTTCGTGGACGCCCGCACCGGGAAGGTCGTCGACCGCTACGACGAGGTCGTGGCCGGCACCGGCAACAGCAAGTGGAACGGCCCCAACCCGCTGACGATCGACACCACCGCCTCCGGTGGCACGTACTCCCTGCGCGACCCGAACCGCCCGGGTCTGAGCTGCGCGGACTACAGCACCGGAACCGTCTTCAGCAAGTCCTCCGACTCCTGGGGCACCGGCAACCCGACCTCCAAGGAGACCGGGTGCACGGACCTGATGTTCGCCGCGCAGAAGCAGTGGGACATGCTCTCCCAGTGGCTCGGCCGCAACGGCGTCAGCGGCAACGGGCGCAGCTTCCCGGGCAAGGTCGGCCTGAGCGACCTCAACGCCTACTGGGACGGCAGCTCGGTCACCATCGGCCGCAACAGCGCCAACGAGTGGATCGCGGGCGTGGACGTGGTGGCCCACGAGTACGGGCACGCCATCGACTCCAACACCCCCGGCGGCACCAGCGGCCAGGAGGCCGGCCTGGGCGAGGCGACCGGCGACATCTTCGGCGCGCTGACCGAGGCGTACATCAACGAACCGGCCCCGTACGACACCCCCGACTACACGGTCGGCGAGGTCATCAACCTCCAGGGCCGCGGCCCGATCCGCAACATGTACGACCCGCCGGCGGTCAACAACGACCCGGCCTGCTACAGCTCCGCGATCCCCGGCACCGAGGTGCACAAGGCCGCCGGGCCGCTCAACCACTGGTTCTACCTGCTGGCCGAGGGCACCAGCCCGGGCGGCGGCAAGCCCAACAGCAGCACCTGCAACCAGACCACGCTGACCGGTGTCGGCGTACAGAACGCCGGCAAGATCTTCTACGGCGGCATGCTCCTCAAGACCAGCAGCATGTCGTACAAGAAGTACCGGACGGCCACGCTCGGCTCGGCCAAGTCCCTCGACGCCACCTGCAACCTGTTCAACCGCACCAAGGCCGCCTGGGACGCCATCAGCGTGCCCGCCCAGAGCGGTGACCCGACCTGCACCCCGAGCGGCCAGAACGACTTCTCGCTCTCCCTGAACCCGGCGTCCGGCACCGTCCAGCAGGGCGGCTCCGTCACCACCACCGTGGCCACCAGCACCACCAGCGGGTCCGCCCAGCAGGTGACGCTCACCGCGACGGGCCTGCCCGCCGGGGTCACCGCCTCCTTCAACCCGGCCACCGTGCAGTCCGGGCAGTCCTCGACGCTGACCCTCTCCGCCTCCTCCAACGCGGCGCCGGGGGCCTCCACCGTCACCGTCAAGGGCCAGGGCGCGTCCCTCGCGCACACCGTCGACTACGCCCTCACCGTGGGCGGCACCCAGCCCGACCCGACCGCGCCCGACATCAGCGTCGCCAACGTCCAGGCACACCTGGCCCAGCTCGGCACGATCGCCTCGCAGAACGGCGGCAACCGCCGGGCCGGCAGCGCCGGGTACACCCAGTCCCTCGCGTACGTGAAGGGCAAGCTCCAGGCCGCCGGCTACACCGTCACCGAGCAGGCCTGCACCTCCTGCACCTACCCGTCCAACAACCTGATCGCCGACTGGCCGGGCGGGCCCGCCGACAAGACCGTGATGTTCGGCGCCCACCTCGACGGCGTCTCGGCCGGACCGGGCATCAACGACAACGGCTCGGGCTCGGCGACCCTGCTGGAGAACGCCCTCGTCCTGGCGCAGAAGAACCCGACGATGACCCAGCACGTGCGGTTCGCCTGGTGGACCGACGAGGAGCAGGGCCTCAACGGCTCGAAGTTCTACGTCAACCAGCTCGGCAGCGCCCAGCGGGCGGCCATCAAGGGCTACTACAACTTCGACATGGTCGGCTCGCCCAACGGCGGCTACTTCATCAACAACGTCAACTCCACCACCGCCGCCCCGCTGAAGGCGTACTGGACCTCCCTGAACCTCGCCCCCGAGGAGAACACCGAGGGCCAGGGCCGCAGTGACGACTACTCCTTCCAGCAGGCCGGCATCCCCACCTCCGGCTACGCCGCCGGCGCCAGCGCCCGCAAGACCTCCGCGCAGGCCGCGAAGTGGGGCGGCACCGCGAACGCGGCGTACGACTCCTGCTACCACAGCGCCTGCGACACCCCGTCCAACATCAGCGCCACCGTCCTCGACCGCAGCGCCGACGGCGTCGCGTACGCCATCTGGAACACGGCCGTCGGCGGCGGCACCCCCGCCTCCGACTTCTCCATCGCCACCAGCCCGGCCGTCGGCTCCGCCAACCCCGGCGGCTCCGTCACCTCGACCGTGAACACCGCCACCGTCAGCGGCAGCGCGCAGACCGTCGCCCTGTCCGTGACCGGCGCCCCCTCCGGCGTGACCGCGACCGTCAGCCCGGCCTCGGTCCAGTCCGGCCAGTCCGCCACCCTCTCGGTGCAGGTCGCCGCGGGCACCCCGGCCGGCACCCACACCCTGACCGTCACCGGCACCGGTTCCGTCACCCACAGCACCACGTACACGCTGACCGTCGGCGGGGGCGGCGGCAGCTGCACCCCGGCCCAGGTCGTCGTCAACGGCGGCTTCGAGAGCGGCTCCGCCCCCTGGTCCACGACCTCCGGGGTGATCACCAACCAGTCCGGCCAGCTCCCGCACGGCGGCTCGTACATGGCCTGGCTGAACGGCTGGGGCAGCTCCCGCACGGACAGCGCCTCACAGTCCCTGACCGTCCCCGCCGGCTGCGCCTCCGGCCGGCTCTCCTTCTACCTGCACATCGACACCGACGAGAACGAGAGCGTCGCCTACGACACCTTCACGGTCTCGGTGGGCGGCCAGACCCTGGCGACCCTGTCCAACCTGGACGCGGGCTCCGGCTACACCCTGAAGAGCTACGACGTCTCCCAGTTCGCCGGGCAGACCGTCGTCCTGCAGTTCAAGGGGGTGGAGGACCAGTCCCTCCAGACCTCCTTCGTGGTGGACGACGTGACCCTCCAGACGAGCTGA
- a CDS encoding LysR family transcriptional regulator: MQLELRHLQAVCRIAEAGSLGEAARRLGISQPALSAQLRRIEAVTGGELFARGRHGVEPTALGHFVLARARRVLGEMAALGAEARALAADAPLRLGCILLVLLDGLLARTDQALSGREVTVDLEDSVTALVRMLGAGQYDVIVYGEVNDYEVPLPRGVTARTVVPQEPFCIRMSSGHRLAGRATLDLAELAGEQWMTLVEDDDGGPEALVEACAKAGFTPSLRHRITDRQMRHDLIAAGRAIALCQPTAPPVAGTVMRPLAGTPVTGRIRLAWNRSAVPARQAELLFRAAVAAYLANVDNNDFHRKWWDAHPEARPVLD, translated from the coding sequence ATGCAGCTGGAGTTGAGGCATCTGCAAGCCGTCTGCCGGATCGCGGAAGCGGGCAGTCTGGGGGAGGCGGCCAGGCGGCTGGGGATCTCGCAGCCGGCGCTCTCCGCCCAGCTGCGCCGGATCGAGGCGGTCACCGGCGGGGAGCTCTTCGCCCGGGGCCGCCACGGCGTGGAGCCCACCGCCCTCGGCCACTTCGTGCTGGCCAGGGCGCGCCGGGTGCTGGGCGAGATGGCCGCCCTGGGCGCCGAGGCCCGCGCGCTGGCGGCCGACGCCCCGCTCAGGCTCGGCTGCATCCTGCTGGTGCTCCTGGACGGCCTGCTCGCCCGGACCGACCAGGCCCTGTCCGGGCGGGAGGTCACCGTGGACCTGGAGGACTCCGTCACGGCCCTGGTGCGGATGCTCGGCGCCGGCCAGTACGACGTGATCGTGTACGGCGAGGTGAACGACTACGAGGTTCCGCTGCCCCGGGGGGTCACCGCCCGCACGGTGGTGCCCCAGGAGCCGTTCTGCATCCGGATGTCCTCGGGGCACCGCCTCGCGGGACGCGCGACCCTCGACCTGGCCGAGCTGGCGGGAGAGCAGTGGATGACCCTGGTGGAGGACGACGACGGAGGCCCCGAGGCCCTGGTCGAGGCCTGCGCGAAGGCGGGCTTCACCCCCTCGCTGCGCCACCGGATCACCGACCGCCAGATGCGGCACGACCTGATCGCCGCGGGCCGCGCCATCGCCCTCTGCCAGCCCACGGCCCCGCCCGTCGCCGGGACCGTGATGCGCCCCCTGGCCGGCACGCCGGTCACCGGCCGCATCCGCCTCGCCTGGAACCGCTCGGCGGTCCCGGCGCGGCAGGCCGAGCTGCTCTTCCGCGCGGCGGTCGCCGCGTACCTGGCGAACGTGGACAACAACGACTTCCACCGGAAGTGGTGGGACGCCCACCCGGAGGCCCGGCCGGTGCTCGACTGA
- a CDS encoding glyceraldehyde-3-phosphate dehydrogenase, whose protein sequence is MTVNEDSFANWKTREEIAESMIPLIGKLHRERDVTILLHSRSLVNKSVVSILKAHRFARQIDGEELSVTETMPFLQALTALDLGPSQIDIGMLAATYKTDDRGLSVEAFTAEAVVGATGENKIERREGRDVVLYGFGRIGRLVARLLIEKAGSGNGLRLRAIVVRGGGDADLVKRASLLRRDSIHGQFQGTITVDEAAGTIVANGNTIKVIYANDPSEIDYTEYGINDAILIDNTGKWRDREGLSKHLRPGIDKVVLTAPGKGDVPNIVHGVNHDTIKPDERVLSCASCTTNAIVPPLKAMDDEYGVLRGHVETVHSFTNDQNLLDNYHKADRRGRSAPLNMVITETGAASAVAKALPDLKAPITGSSIRVPVPDVSIAILSLRLGRETTREEVLEYLRGVSLHSPLKRQIDFTTAPDAVSMDFVGSRHASIVDAGATKVDGDNAILYLWYDNEFGYSCQVIRVVQHVSGVEYPTYPVPQV, encoded by the coding sequence GTGACTGTCAACGAGGACTCGTTCGCCAACTGGAAGACCCGCGAGGAGATCGCGGAGTCGATGATCCCCCTCATCGGGAAGCTGCACCGGGAACGGGACGTCACGATCCTGCTCCACAGCCGCTCCCTGGTGAACAAGTCGGTCGTGAGCATTCTCAAGGCCCACCGCTTCGCCCGGCAGATCGACGGCGAGGAGCTGTCGGTCACCGAGACGATGCCGTTCCTCCAGGCCCTCACCGCCCTCGACCTGGGCCCGTCCCAGATCGACATCGGCATGCTCGCCGCCACCTACAAGACCGACGACCGCGGTCTGTCGGTCGAGGCCTTCACCGCCGAGGCCGTCGTCGGCGCCACCGGCGAGAACAAGATCGAGCGCCGCGAGGGACGCGACGTCGTCCTCTACGGCTTCGGCCGCATCGGCCGCCTCGTCGCCCGCCTGCTCATCGAGAAGGCCGGCTCCGGCAACGGCCTGCGCCTGCGCGCCATCGTCGTGCGCGGCGGCGGTGACGCCGACCTCGTCAAGCGCGCCTCGCTGCTGCGCCGCGACTCCATCCACGGCCAGTTCCAGGGCACCATCACGGTGGACGAGGCCGCGGGCACGATCGTCGCGAACGGCAACACCATCAAGGTGATCTACGCGAACGACCCGTCCGAGATCGACTACACCGAGTACGGCATCAACGACGCCATCCTCATCGACAACACGGGCAAGTGGCGCGACCGCGAGGGCCTCTCCAAGCACCTGCGCCCGGGCATCGACAAGGTCGTCCTGACGGCCCCCGGCAAGGGCGACGTCCCGAACATCGTCCACGGCGTCAACCACGACACCATCAAGCCGGACGAGCGCGTCCTGTCCTGCGCCTCCTGCACCACCAACGCGATCGTCCCGCCGCTGAAGGCGATGGACGACGAGTACGGTGTGCTCCGCGGCCACGTGGAGACCGTCCACTCGTTCACGAACGACCAGAACCTGCTGGACAACTACCACAAGGCCGACCGCCGCGGCCGCTCCGCGCCGCTCAACATGGTCATCACCGAGACCGGCGCCGCCTCCGCCGTCGCCAAGGCGCTGCCCGACCTCAAGGCCCCGATCACCGGCAGCTCGATCCGCGTCCCCGTCCCGGACGTCTCGATCGCCATCCTGAGCCTGCGCCTGGGCCGCGAGACGACCCGCGAAGAGGTCCTGGAGTACCTGCGCGGCGTGTCGCTGCACTCGCCGCTCAAGCGCCAGATCGACTTCACCACCGCGCCCGACGCCGTCTCCATGGACTTCGTGGGCTCGCGCCACGCCTCCATCGTCGACGCCGGCGCCACCAAGGTCGACGGCGACAACGCGATCCTCTACCTCTGGTACGACAACGAGTTCGGCTACTCGTGCCAGGTGATCCGCGTCGTCCAGCACGTCTCCGGGGTGGAGTACCCGACCTACCCGGTCCCGCAGGTCTGA
- a CDS encoding zinc ribbon domain-containing protein YjdM, translating to MTENVLPPCPECSGPYAYEMGALLVCPECGHEWPPAAGEDGDAPQERVVKDSVGNVLADGDTVTVVKGLKVKGHPTGIKAGTKVRNIRLVDGVDGHDIDCKIDGFGAMQLKSSVVRKG from the coding sequence GTGACCGAGAACGTGCTTCCCCCCTGTCCCGAATGCTCCGGCCCGTACGCGTACGAGATGGGCGCCCTGCTGGTCTGCCCCGAATGCGGGCACGAATGGCCTCCCGCGGCCGGCGAGGACGGCGACGCCCCCCAGGAGCGGGTGGTCAAGGACTCGGTCGGCAACGTGCTCGCCGACGGGGACACCGTCACCGTGGTGAAGGGCCTGAAGGTCAAGGGCCACCCGACCGGGATCAAGGCGGGCACCAAGGTCCGCAACATCCGCCTCGTCGACGGAGTCGACGGCCACGACATCGACTGCAAGATCGACGGCTTCGGCGCCATGCAGCTGAAGTCGAGCGTGGTGCGGAAGGGCTGA
- a CDS encoding DMT family transporter, with protein sequence MAKGEAVGAVASVLAAAVLWGTVGPAQLWADTGVHPVSLGACRMLLGGLVLSLLTVRPAGLRTLGKPGAGRWLVLSVLVTAAFQVCFLQAVQRGGAALATAVAFGTVPVVGGLSARWLAGERLTRRWLWGTGCAVAGIALLLLPGSGARADLLGLVFAVVSGASFGVYIAASKQLAAHGADLAAAAPVSVLCAGLLVSPFLLVAPEGLATGRALALIGWLGLGTTALGYLLFTRGVGRLSAATTGTLSLTEPLVAAVLGVAVLGERPGPTAAAGAALMLFGLVLVSVPERRRIRP encoded by the coding sequence GTGGCGAAAGGGGAAGCCGTGGGAGCGGTGGCGTCCGTACTGGCGGCGGCGGTGCTGTGGGGGACGGTGGGGCCCGCCCAGCTGTGGGCGGACACCGGCGTGCACCCGGTGTCGCTCGGGGCCTGCCGGATGCTGCTCGGCGGGCTCGTGCTCAGCCTGCTGACGGTCCGCCCGGCGGGGCTGCGCACCCTGGGCAAGCCCGGAGCGGGCCGGTGGCTCGTCCTGAGCGTGCTGGTGACGGCCGCCTTCCAGGTCTGCTTCCTCCAGGCGGTGCAGCGCGGCGGAGCGGCCCTGGCGACGGCCGTCGCCTTCGGGACCGTGCCCGTGGTGGGCGGGCTGAGCGCCCGGTGGCTCGCCGGGGAGCGGCTCACCCGCCGCTGGCTGTGGGGGACGGGCTGCGCCGTGGCCGGCATCGCCCTGTTGCTGCTGCCCGGCAGCGGGGCCCGGGCCGACCTGCTCGGGCTGGTCTTCGCGGTGGTGTCCGGGGCGAGCTTCGGCGTGTACATCGCCGCGTCGAAGCAGCTGGCCGCCCACGGCGCGGACCTCGCCGCGGCGGCCCCGGTGAGCGTGCTGTGCGCGGGGCTGCTGGTCTCGCCGTTCCTGCTGGTGGCACCCGAGGGGCTGGCCACGGGCCGGGCGCTCGCGCTGATCGGCTGGCTGGGCCTCGGCACGACCGCGCTCGGCTACCTGCTGTTCACGCGCGGCGTCGGCCGGCTCAGCGCCGCCACGACGGGGACGCTGAGCCTGACCGAGCCACTGGTGGCGGCGGTGCTCGGGGTCGCGGTGCTGGGCGAGCGGCCCGGTCCGACGGCGGCGGCCGGAGCGGCGCTGATGCTGTTCGGGCTGGTCCTCGTATCCGTCCCGGAGCGGCGCCGCATCCGGCCGTAG
- a CDS encoding STM4012 family radical SAM protein has translation MNAPVLLPSPSFPVPSADTDPETPYEQYVYAYPHQKAYRLLEDGPLLSDLWSRERLDALSLYAHIPFCEMRCGFCNLFTRTGAPEEVTGAFLATLERQARVTREALEAKGEPIRFTLAAFGGGTPTYLTAEELTRLCDISENIMGADLKAASWSVETSPATATADRIAVLAERGATRLSIGVQSFLDEEARAAVRPQKRAEVEASLARLKEAGFPILNIDLIYGIDGQTERTFRVSLDAALAWEPEEIYLYPLYVRPLTGLSTRHAKTLQDWNDQRLRLYRYGRDHLLSAGYEQTSMRVFRRTGTAAVEDTDGSGISEYNQQAGMVGLGVGARSFTTDLHYTTDYAVAVPEVRRIIDDYVATPTERFRRAQWAFRMDDAERRRMYVLQHLLESTGMRADAYRQRFTTRFEDDFGPQLDFLLKRNWLRESGGTLGLTPDGMAWADAIGPMFFSDRVRADMTAYQDR, from the coding sequence ATGAACGCGCCTGTTCTGCTGCCGAGCCCGTCGTTCCCGGTCCCCTCCGCCGACACCGATCCGGAAACCCCCTACGAGCAGTACGTGTACGCCTACCCGCACCAGAAGGCGTACCGCCTCCTGGAGGACGGTCCGCTGCTCAGCGACCTGTGGTCGAGGGAGCGCCTCGACGCGCTCTCCCTCTACGCGCACATCCCCTTCTGCGAGATGCGCTGCGGCTTCTGCAACCTCTTCACCCGCACCGGCGCCCCCGAGGAGGTCACCGGCGCCTTCCTCGCCACCCTGGAGCGGCAGGCGCGCGTCACCCGCGAGGCGCTGGAGGCCAAGGGCGAGCCGATCCGCTTCACCCTCGCCGCGTTCGGCGGCGGCACCCCGACCTACCTGACCGCCGAGGAGCTCACCCGCCTCTGCGACATCAGCGAGAACATCATGGGAGCCGACCTCAAGGCGGCCTCCTGGTCGGTGGAGACCTCCCCCGCGACCGCGACCGCCGACCGGATCGCCGTACTCGCCGAGCGCGGCGCGACCCGGCTGAGCATCGGCGTCCAGAGCTTCCTCGACGAGGAGGCGCGCGCCGCGGTGCGGCCGCAGAAGCGCGCGGAGGTCGAGGCCTCGCTCGCCCGCCTCAAGGAGGCCGGGTTCCCGATCCTCAACATCGACCTCATCTACGGGATCGACGGCCAGACCGAGCGCACCTTCCGGGTCTCCCTGGACGCCGCCCTCGCCTGGGAGCCGGAGGAGATCTACCTCTACCCGCTGTACGTGCGCCCGCTGACCGGTCTGAGCACCCGCCACGCCAAGACGCTCCAGGACTGGAACGACCAGCGGCTGCGGCTCTACCGCTACGGCCGCGACCACCTCCTGTCCGCGGGCTACGAGCAGACCTCCATGCGGGTCTTCCGGCGGACCGGCACCGCCGCCGTGGAGGACACCGACGGCAGCGGCATCAGCGAGTACAACCAGCAGGCCGGCATGGTCGGGCTGGGCGTCGGCGCCCGCTCGTTCACCACCGACCTGCACTACACCACCGACTACGCCGTCGCGGTGCCCGAGGTGCGGCGGATCATCGACGACTACGTCGCCACCCCGACCGAACGGTTCCGGCGCGCCCAGTGGGCGTTCCGCATGGACGACGCCGAGCGCCGCCGGATGTACGTGCTCCAGCACCTGCTGGAGTCCACGGGCATGCGCGCCGACGCCTACCGGCAGCGGTTCACCACGCGCTTCGAGGACGACTTCGGGCCCCAGCTCGACTTCCTGCTGAAGCGGAACTGGCTGCGGGAGAGCGGCGGCACGCTGGGGCTGACCCCGGACGGCATGGCCTGGGCCGACGCGATAGGCCCGATGTTCTTCTCCGACCGCGTCCGCGCGGACATGACCGCCTACCAGGACCGGTAG
- a CDS encoding DUF1152 domain-containing protein → MENTRRLLVAAGGGGDAITAAMVHAALHGADTPALVLTYAWERLVVDPVPGPRSAGDFHGTETAAPDLVLVTPGTRPVAPAGSLLPRLSGELRPRLGLLDPYGGALGLARQIAAAARWCRAERIDLVDVGGDIVARGDEPTLRSPLGDALAVAACAATGLPTGVYVAGPGLDNEVPPPDLLPRLGAPALTLTAGHTAVVAGVFDWHPSEASALLVAAARGVRGVCGTRDAPRPVHLDASAAAVHRLTLDRVLSLSPLARALAGTGALAEAEEASRAVCGFSEIERERRRAAALPAGPPAPRPDRDPAAVLARFAAWERETLARGIAYATTRRITEELDLGPGEARRLFAALGDRRAAPLWRLGAAAGRPQAGRGVGGGR, encoded by the coding sequence ATGGAGAACACACGGAGACTTCTCGTCGCCGCCGGGGGCGGCGGCGACGCCATCACGGCCGCCATGGTCCACGCCGCCCTGCACGGCGCGGACACCCCGGCCCTCGTCCTGACCTACGCCTGGGAGCGGCTGGTCGTCGACCCCGTCCCGGGCCCCCGGAGCGCCGGCGACTTCCACGGCACCGAGACCGCCGCACCGGACCTCGTCCTGGTCACCCCCGGGACCCGGCCCGTCGCCCCGGCCGGCTCCCTGCTGCCGCGGCTGTCCGGCGAACTGCGGCCGCGGCTGGGACTGCTGGACCCCTACGGCGGCGCCCTCGGCCTCGCCCGCCAGATCGCGGCGGCCGCCCGCTGGTGCCGCGCCGAGCGGATCGACCTCGTCGACGTGGGCGGCGACATCGTGGCCCGGGGCGACGAGCCCACCCTGCGCAGCCCGCTCGGCGACGCCCTCGCCGTCGCCGCCTGCGCGGCCACGGGACTGCCGACCGGCGTGTACGTGGCCGGGCCCGGCCTCGACAACGAGGTGCCCCCGCCCGACCTGCTGCCCCGGCTCGGCGCACCAGCCCTCACCCTCACCGCCGGGCACACCGCGGTCGTGGCCGGGGTCTTCGACTGGCACCCCTCCGAGGCCAGCGCCCTGCTGGTGGCCGCCGCCCGCGGGGTGCGCGGGGTCTGCGGCACCCGGGACGCCCCGCGGCCGGTGCACCTGGACGCCTCGGCCGCCGCCGTCCACCGGCTCACCCTGGACCGGGTCCTCTCCCTCAGCCCCCTCGCCCGCGCCCTGGCCGGCACCGGCGCACTGGCGGAGGCCGAGGAGGCCTCCCGCGCGGTGTGCGGCTTCTCGGAGATCGAACGCGAACGCCGCCGCGCCGCGGCCCTGCCCGCCGGCCCGCCCGCACCGCGCCCGGACCGGGACCCCGCCGCCGTCCTGGCCCGCTTCGCCGCCTGGGAGCGGGAGACGCTGGCGCGGGGGATCGCGTACGCCACCACCCGCCGGATCACCGAGGAGCTGGACCTGGGCCCCGGGGAGGCCCGGCGCCTGTTCGCCGCGCTGGGCGACCGCCGGGCCGCGCCGCTGTGGCGGCTGGGTGCCGCCGCCGGCCGTCCACAGGCGGGACGGGGTGTCGGCGGGGGCCGCTAG